In Chitinophaga sp. HK235, a single window of DNA contains:
- a CDS encoding phage tail protein — MSADDSFVAQIIMVPFNFAPRGFAMCEGQIMPISANTALFSLLGTTYGGNGLSNFALPNLQGRIPIGADQGPGLSYRELGEQGGVEQVTLTANEIPPHTHLVNEVTLSLPAGDTVNTYNPVGSYHGTAASDNLYSTTAGTNVTAKLQHNLSAAPGGTTPVNNMQPYMTIHYAIALQGVFPPRS; from the coding sequence ATGTCAGCAGACGATTCTTTTGTTGCACAAATCATCATGGTGCCGTTTAATTTCGCGCCCAGAGGTTTTGCCATGTGTGAAGGCCAGATAATGCCGATTTCGGCGAATACAGCACTCTTTTCACTGCTGGGAACCACCTACGGTGGCAACGGCCTAAGCAATTTCGCCTTGCCCAATCTTCAGGGAAGAATACCTATTGGTGCGGACCAGGGACCTGGCCTGTCTTACCGGGAGCTGGGTGAACAGGGAGGCGTGGAACAGGTTACTTTAACGGCCAATGAAATTCCTCCACACACGCACCTGGTCAATGAGGTAACACTGTCATTGCCTGCCGGCGATACTGTTAACACCTACAATCCGGTAGGGAGCTATCATGGTACAGCTGCATCAGACAATTTGTATAGTACCACGGCTGGTACTAACGTGACGGCAAAGCTGCAACATAATCTGAGTGCGGCCCCCGGAGGGACGACTCCGGTCAATAATATGCAGCCATATATGACCATTCACTATGCGATCGCATTACAAGGAGTATTTCCTCCCCGCAGCTAA
- a CDS encoding phage tail protein — translation MPAFIGEIRIFAGNFAPAGWEFCWGQLLNISDNDPLFNLIGTTYGGDGQNTFALPDLRGRAPLHMGTLGSESYTIGQSGGLEQVTITANQLPAHKHTITGNVYMPTLGENPGKLLSPDNNYTAITSGQQVYSTNKHATNHMGPLKIGPRVVNNPPAVPNTFMQVGYSGGGQAKENMQPYTAVNYIISLYGIFPSIT, via the coding sequence ATGCCTGCTTTTATAGGAGAAATAAGAATATTTGCCGGCAACTTTGCACCGGCAGGATGGGAGTTCTGCTGGGGACAACTCCTCAACATTTCGGATAATGATCCCCTGTTTAATCTGATTGGTACCACTTATGGTGGTGACGGTCAGAACACTTTCGCATTACCGGACCTGCGGGGCCGGGCTCCCCTGCACATGGGCACCCTGGGCAGCGAATCCTATACCATCGGACAGTCCGGAGGACTGGAACAGGTGACGATTACAGCTAACCAGCTTCCAGCCCATAAACATACTATTACAGGCAATGTATACATGCCTACCCTCGGTGAAAATCCTGGTAAACTATTATCTCCTGATAATAACTACACCGCCATTACCAGCGGGCAACAGGTATACAGTACCAACAAACACGCCACCAACCATATGGGCCCCTTAAAGATCGGTCCGCGGGTAGTCAACAACCCTCCGGCAGTTCCCAACACTTTTATGCAGGTAGGATATAGTGGCGGAGGCCAGGCCAAAGAAAATATGCAGCCCTATACCGCTGTTAATTATATCATTTCGCTGTACGGCATCTTTCCATCCATTACCTGA
- a CDS encoding ABC transporter substrate-binding protein has translation MKIGALLPRSTFHLLLQHDFLAGTEAYLQYRQTGAELISGQIKYGTDANVVMQEAERLLLEQQVDILLVYADQDSLKQIADLAKALNKLIILVHNGAKYMHEWEPHPAVLSHTLNNTVHCRLTGEYAATKAASAAVCTSFYDGGYSHCHAMTQTYADKGGSVAYNFISQYKVSEFNSAPLQEFLKNNADVQTLLALFNGDLAHCFLQQLQHAGISPLRIFGSPMLLDETIPLTHGPLQLPFQLCGYVPWTPVIDSEANTLFKTQFRQHTGREAGIAALHGWDTGIILEHILRTADTHRFKARDILEMMKEVTLDSPGGSLQMDAATHHMIGPSWLIQMNEQFEPQIIGSIDNTLHTWQEIVSTKLQGVSSGWINTYLCA, from the coding sequence ATGAAGATAGGAGCACTTTTACCAAGATCAACCTTTCACCTGTTATTACAGCACGATTTCCTGGCTGGTACGGAGGCTTACCTCCAATACCGGCAAACAGGTGCGGAGCTGATCAGCGGGCAGATAAAATATGGTACCGATGCGAATGTGGTGATGCAGGAAGCAGAACGATTGTTGCTGGAACAGCAGGTAGATATACTGCTGGTATATGCAGACCAGGACTCGCTGAAACAAATTGCCGATCTGGCCAAAGCACTCAACAAACTGATAATACTGGTACATAACGGTGCCAAGTATATGCACGAATGGGAACCACATCCCGCCGTGCTTTCCCATACCCTGAACAATACCGTTCATTGCAGGCTTACCGGTGAATATGCCGCCACAAAGGCTGCCAGTGCTGCTGTCTGCACTTCGTTTTATGATGGGGGATATTCCCACTGTCACGCTATGACACAAACGTATGCCGACAAAGGAGGCAGCGTAGCCTACAATTTTATCAGCCAATATAAAGTCAGCGAGTTTAACAGCGCACCACTACAGGAGTTTCTAAAGAATAACGCCGACGTACAAACGTTGCTGGCATTATTCAACGGGGACCTGGCACATTGTTTCCTGCAACAGTTGCAACACGCCGGCATCAGCCCCCTCCGTATCTTCGGAAGCCCCATGTTACTGGATGAAACAATCCCGTTAACACATGGCCCGCTGCAGTTGCCTTTCCAGCTCTGTGGTTATGTTCCCTGGACACCAGTGATCGATAGTGAGGCCAATACACTGTTTAAAACACAGTTTCGTCAGCATACCGGCCGCGAAGCCGGCATAGCAGCCCTGCATGGCTGGGACACCGGTATCATCCTGGAGCACATCCTGCGCACTGCAGACACACATCGATTCAAAGCCAGAGACATACTGGAAATGATGAAGGAGGTAACACTGGACAGCCCCGGAGGCTCGTTACAGATGGACGCCGCCACCCATCACATGATAGGGCCATCGTGGCTGATACAAATGAACGAACAGTTTGAACCTCAGATCATAGGGAGCATTGATAATACCCTGCATACCTGGCAGGAAATAGTGAGCACGAAACTTCAGGGCGTATCTTCCGGCTGGATCAACACCTATCTCTGCGCCTGA